The Cucumis melo cultivar AY chromosome 6, USDA_Cmelo_AY_1.0, whole genome shotgun sequence genome includes a region encoding these proteins:
- the LOC103483922 gene encoding pyruvate dehydrogenase (acetyl-transferring) kinase, mitochondrial isoform X3 translates to MAAKKLCEAFSKTLIDEVQKWGCMKQTGVSLRYMMEFGSRPTPKNLLISAQFLHKELPIRIARRVVELENLPYGLSLKPAVLKVRDWYVDSFRDVRSFPEIKSSDDEKEFTQMIKAVKVRHNNVVPTMALGVKQLKKGLGLNNVGSDLHEIHQFLDRFYMSRIGIRMLIGQHVELHNPNPPPDCVGYIHTKMSPVNVAQSASEDARAICLREYGSAPNIKIYGDPSFTFPYVPTHLHLMVFELVKNSLRAVQERFVDSDKVPPPVRIIVADGIEDVTIKVSDEGGGIPRSGLPSIFTYLYTTAKEPLDEHPDLGTTESVTMAGYGYGLPISRLYARYFGGDLQVISMEGYVKRDIVSITINEEVMS, encoded by the exons ATGGCGGCTAAAAAGCTCTGTGAAGCCTTCTCCAAGACCCTGATCGACGAGGTTCAGAAATGGGGTTGTATGAAACAGACTGGGGTTAGTTTGAGATACATGATGGAGTTTGGTTCCAGGCCCACTCCTAAGAATTTGCTCATTTCTGCTCAGTTTCTTCATAAGGAGCTTCCAATTCGGATTGCTAGAAGGGTTGTTGAACTTGAGAATCTGCCTTATGGCCTCTCTTTGAAACCTGCTGTTTTGAAG GTTCGTGACTGGTACGTGGACTCTTTTCGTGATGTTCGGTCCTTTCCTGAGATAAAGAGTTCAGATGACGAAAAAGAGTTTACACAAATGATAAAGGCAGTTAAGGTGAGACACAACAACGTGGTTCCAACGATGGCTTTAGGTGTTAAACAGCTGAAGAAAGGCCTAGGTCTAAATAATGTTGGGTCTGATCTTCATGAGATTCATCAGTTTTTGGATCGCTTCTACATGTCAAGAATTGGGATTCGCATGCTCATTG GGCAGCACGTGGAATTACACAATCCCAATCCTCCTCCTGACTGTGTAggatatatacatacaaaaatgTCCCCTGTGAACGTTGCACAGAGTGCCAGTGAGGATGCTCGTGCAATCTGTTTACGTGAGTATGGTAGTGCTCCTAATATCAAAATCTATGGAGATCCGAGTTTTACATTTCC TTACGTTCCCACACACTTGCATCTTATGGTCTTTGAGTTGGTTAAGAACTCATTACGTGCCGTGCAAGAGCGTTTTGTGGATTCTGATAAAGTTCCACCTCCAGTTAGAATCATAGTTGCTGATGGAATTGAGGATGTCACTATTAAG GTATCGGATGAGGGTGGTGGCATACCCCGAAGTGGCCTTCCCAGTATTTTCACTTACCTCTACACCACTGCAAAAGAACCTCTGGACGAACATCCTGATCTGGGAACCACGGAGTCGGTGACAATGGCTGGATATGGTTATGGTCTTCCGATAAGTCGTCTGTATGCTCGTTATTTTGGTGGAGATCTGCAAGTGATCTCCATGGAAGGATATG TAAAGAGAGATATAGTCTCAATCACCATCAATGAAGAGGTCATGAGTTGA
- the LOC103483921 gene encoding probable sugar phosphate/phosphate translocator At1g48230: MINRPLVLTYLYLLVYILLSSGVILYNKWVLSPKYFNFPLPITLTMIHMGFSGAVAFFLVRVFKVVSPVKMTFEIYATCVIPISAFFASSLWFGNTAYLHISVAFIQMLKALMPVATFLMAVVCGTDKLRCDVFFNMVLVSVGVVVSSYGEIHFNVVGTVYQVTGIFAEALRLVLTQVLLQKKGLTLNPITSLYYIAPCSFVFLFVPWYLLEKPEMQVTQIQFNFWIFFSNALCALALNFSIFLVIGRTGAVTIRVAGVLKDWILIALSTVIFPESTITGLNIIGYAIALSGVLMYNYIKVKDVRASQLSSDSLPDRIVKDWKLEKKSSDIFTPNSNDGNGGNGSSDMNVDEEAPLLASSRLSHIGRMQVGNHNQ, encoded by the exons ATGATCAACAGACCACTTGTGCTCACTTACCTGTATCTTCTCGTCTACATTTTGCTGTCATCTGGAGTTATTTTGTATAACAAG TGGGTGCTCTCCCCAAAATACTTCAATTTTCCTTTGCCTATTACACTTACAATGATTCATATGGGGTTTTCTGGTGCTGTTGCATTCTTCCTTGTTCGCGTGTTCAAG GTTGTATCTCCAGTCAAAATGACTTTTGAAAT ATATGCAACGTGTGTCATCCCAATTAGTGCATTTTTTGCGTCAAGTCTTTG GTTTGGTAACACTGCCTACTTGCATATATCTGTGGCCTTCATTCAGATGCTTAAGGCTTTAA TGCCAGTAGCCACATTTTTAATGGCTGTTGTGTGTGGTACCGACAAGTTAAGGTGTGATGTTTTCTTCAACATGGTGCTGGTCAGTGTTGGGGTTGTCGTTTCCTCATATGGAGAGATACATTTTAATGTAGTAGGTACAGTTTACCAGGTCACAGGTATCTTTGCAGAAGCTCTCAGGCTGGTCTTGACGCAGGTCCTTCTGCAAAAGAAGGGTTTGACTCTAAATCCTATCACCAGCTTATACTACATTGCTCCATGCAG TTTTGTTTTCCTGTTTGTTCCTTGGTACCTGTTGGAGAAGCCAGAGATGCAAGTTACTCAAATTCAGTTCAACTTTTGGATCTTTTTTTCAAATGCATTGTGTGCCTTGGCGTTGAACTTCTCTATTTTCTTAGTAATTGGAAGAACTGGAGCAGTTACTATTCGAGTTGCTGGTGTTCTCAAGGACTGGATTCTAATAGCCCTCTCAACGGTCATATTTCCTGAATCTACTATAACAGGGCTGAATATCATTGGCTATGCAATTG CATTGTCTGGGGTCCTCATGTATAATTACATAAAGGTCAAAGATGTTCGGGCATCTCAATTATCTTCTGACAGCCTTCCAGACAGAATCGTAAAG GACTGGAAGTTAGAGAAGAAGTCGTCGGATATATTCACACCAAATAGCAACGATGGCAATGGCGGAAACGGTTCATCCGATATGAATGTCGATGAAGAGGCACCTTTACTTGCATCATCAAGGTTGTCGCACATCGGTCGGATGCAGGTTGGTAACCACAACCAGTAG
- the LOC103483922 gene encoding pyruvate dehydrogenase (acetyl-transferring) kinase, mitochondrial isoform X1, producing MAAKKLCEAFSKTLIDEVQKWGCMKQTGVSLRYMMEFGSRPTPKNLLISAQFLHKELPIRIARRVVELENLPYGLSLKPAVLKVRDWYVDSFRDVRSFPEIKSSDDEKEFTQMIKAVKVRHNNVVPTMALGVKQLKKGLGLNNVGSDLHEIHQFLDRFYMSRIGIRMLIGQHVELHNPNPPPDCVGYIHTKMSPVNVAQSASEDARAICLREYGSAPNIKIYGDPSFTFPYVPTHLHLMVFELVKNSLRAVQERFVDSDKVPPPVRIIVADGIEDVTIKVSDEGGGIPRSGLPSIFTYLYTTAKEPLDEHPDLGTTESVTMAGYGYGLPISRLYARYFGGDLQVISMEGYGTDAYLHLSRLGDSQEPLP from the exons ATGGCGGCTAAAAAGCTCTGTGAAGCCTTCTCCAAGACCCTGATCGACGAGGTTCAGAAATGGGGTTGTATGAAACAGACTGGGGTTAGTTTGAGATACATGATGGAGTTTGGTTCCAGGCCCACTCCTAAGAATTTGCTCATTTCTGCTCAGTTTCTTCATAAGGAGCTTCCAATTCGGATTGCTAGAAGGGTTGTTGAACTTGAGAATCTGCCTTATGGCCTCTCTTTGAAACCTGCTGTTTTGAAG GTTCGTGACTGGTACGTGGACTCTTTTCGTGATGTTCGGTCCTTTCCTGAGATAAAGAGTTCAGATGACGAAAAAGAGTTTACACAAATGATAAAGGCAGTTAAGGTGAGACACAACAACGTGGTTCCAACGATGGCTTTAGGTGTTAAACAGCTGAAGAAAGGCCTAGGTCTAAATAATGTTGGGTCTGATCTTCATGAGATTCATCAGTTTTTGGATCGCTTCTACATGTCAAGAATTGGGATTCGCATGCTCATTG GGCAGCACGTGGAATTACACAATCCCAATCCTCCTCCTGACTGTGTAggatatatacatacaaaaatgTCCCCTGTGAACGTTGCACAGAGTGCCAGTGAGGATGCTCGTGCAATCTGTTTACGTGAGTATGGTAGTGCTCCTAATATCAAAATCTATGGAGATCCGAGTTTTACATTTCC TTACGTTCCCACACACTTGCATCTTATGGTCTTTGAGTTGGTTAAGAACTCATTACGTGCCGTGCAAGAGCGTTTTGTGGATTCTGATAAAGTTCCACCTCCAGTTAGAATCATAGTTGCTGATGGAATTGAGGATGTCACTATTAAG GTATCGGATGAGGGTGGTGGCATACCCCGAAGTGGCCTTCCCAGTATTTTCACTTACCTCTACACCACTGCAAAAGAACCTCTGGACGAACATCCTGATCTGGGAACCACGGAGTCGGTGACAATGGCTGGATATGGTTATGGTCTTCCGATAAGTCGTCTGTATGCTCGTTATTTTGGTGGAGATCTGCAAGTGATCTCCATGGAAGGATATG GAACAGATGCATATCTTCACCTGTCTCGTCTGGGGGATTCACAAGAGCCTCTACCAtga
- the LOC103483922 gene encoding pyruvate dehydrogenase (acetyl-transferring) kinase, mitochondrial isoform X2, whose product MAAKKLCEAFSKTLIDEVQKWGCMKQTGVSLRYMMEFGSRPTPKNLLISAQFLHKELPIRIARRVVELENLPYGLSLKPAVLKVRDWYVDSFRDVRSFPEIKSSDDEKEFTQMIKAVKVRHNNVVPTMALGVKQLKKGLGLNNVGSDLHEIHQFLDRFYMSRIGIRMLIGQHVELHNPNPPPDCVGYIHTKMSPVNVAQSASEDARAICLREYGSAPNIKIYGDPSFTFPYVPTHLHLMVFELVKNSLRAVQERFVDSDKVPPPVRIIVADGIEDVTIKVSDEGGGIPRSGLPSIFTYLYTTAKEPLDEHPDLGTTESVTMAGYGYGLPISRLYARYFGGDLQVISMEGYVVKRDIVSITINEEVMS is encoded by the exons ATGGCGGCTAAAAAGCTCTGTGAAGCCTTCTCCAAGACCCTGATCGACGAGGTTCAGAAATGGGGTTGTATGAAACAGACTGGGGTTAGTTTGAGATACATGATGGAGTTTGGTTCCAGGCCCACTCCTAAGAATTTGCTCATTTCTGCTCAGTTTCTTCATAAGGAGCTTCCAATTCGGATTGCTAGAAGGGTTGTTGAACTTGAGAATCTGCCTTATGGCCTCTCTTTGAAACCTGCTGTTTTGAAG GTTCGTGACTGGTACGTGGACTCTTTTCGTGATGTTCGGTCCTTTCCTGAGATAAAGAGTTCAGATGACGAAAAAGAGTTTACACAAATGATAAAGGCAGTTAAGGTGAGACACAACAACGTGGTTCCAACGATGGCTTTAGGTGTTAAACAGCTGAAGAAAGGCCTAGGTCTAAATAATGTTGGGTCTGATCTTCATGAGATTCATCAGTTTTTGGATCGCTTCTACATGTCAAGAATTGGGATTCGCATGCTCATTG GGCAGCACGTGGAATTACACAATCCCAATCCTCCTCCTGACTGTGTAggatatatacatacaaaaatgTCCCCTGTGAACGTTGCACAGAGTGCCAGTGAGGATGCTCGTGCAATCTGTTTACGTGAGTATGGTAGTGCTCCTAATATCAAAATCTATGGAGATCCGAGTTTTACATTTCC TTACGTTCCCACACACTTGCATCTTATGGTCTTTGAGTTGGTTAAGAACTCATTACGTGCCGTGCAAGAGCGTTTTGTGGATTCTGATAAAGTTCCACCTCCAGTTAGAATCATAGTTGCTGATGGAATTGAGGATGTCACTATTAAG GTATCGGATGAGGGTGGTGGCATACCCCGAAGTGGCCTTCCCAGTATTTTCACTTACCTCTACACCACTGCAAAAGAACCTCTGGACGAACATCCTGATCTGGGAACCACGGAGTCGGTGACAATGGCTGGATATGGTTATGGTCTTCCGATAAGTCGTCTGTATGCTCGTTATTTTGGTGGAGATCTGCAAGTGATCTCCATGGAAGGATATG TAGTAAAGAGAGATATAGTCTCAATCACCATCAATGAAGAGGTCATGAGTTGA